Proteins encoded in a region of the Brevefilum fermentans genome:
- the rbsK gene encoding ribokinase — translation MKQQKIVVFGSYIADLITHCNRLPTIGETIKASSFNSGPGGKGSNQAVAAQRAGADVLLITKIGNDYFGKAALDFYSSENMPLEGIIVDNNHATGCALIMVGDDTAQNMITVYLGACDHFTSKDIEFAKTLINGADIILVQLETNLNATTDILQYAKRCDCLTVLNPAPAQQFDENFYELVDIVIPNETEASILTNSMVENDLNSLRFAANNFIRKGVNKIIITLGSNGVYGFDGASDFIYPANAPYRVVDTTGAGDAFCGGFVAGLSKNYSFYDSVRYGTTVAGLSVTKYGAAPSMPYAEEINKYYKK, via the coding sequence ATGAAACAACAGAAAATCGTCGTATTTGGAAGTTATATCGCTGATCTAATAACTCATTGCAATAGATTGCCTACAATTGGGGAGACAATTAAAGCAAGCTCCTTTAATAGTGGGCCTGGAGGAAAGGGGTCTAACCAAGCTGTCGCTGCACAAAGAGCTGGCGCAGATGTTTTGTTGATAACAAAAATTGGAAATGATTACTTTGGAAAAGCTGCTTTAGATTTTTATTCATCAGAAAACATGCCTTTGGAAGGAATTATTGTTGACAATAACCATGCAACAGGATGTGCATTAATTATGGTCGGTGATGATACAGCGCAAAATATGATAACAGTTTATCTTGGCGCCTGTGATCACTTTACTTCAAAAGATATCGAATTCGCCAAGACTTTGATAAACGGAGCAGATATCATTTTAGTTCAACTTGAAACAAACTTAAATGCGACAACTGATATTCTGCAATATGCAAAGCGTTGTGATTGCCTTACTGTTTTAAATCCTGCTCCAGCTCAACAATTCGATGAAAATTTCTATGAGTTAGTTGATATTGTAATTCCAAATGAAACGGAAGCATCCATTCTGACAAACTCAATGGTTGAAAATGATCTCAATAGTTTAAGATTTGCAGCTAATAACTTTATTCGAAAAGGTGTTAATAAAATAATAATTACTTTGGGATCAAATGGTGTCTATGGCTTTGATGGTGCAAGTGATTTTATTTATCCTGCAAATGCTCCTTATCGGGTTGTTGATACCACAGGTGCAGGCGATGCATTTTGCGGAGGATTTGTTGCTGGATTATCAAAAAATTACAGTTTCTATGATTCGGTTCGCTACGGGACAACGGTTGCTGGTCTTTCTGTAACAAAATATGGAGCTGCCCCGTCAATGCCTTATGCGGAAGAGATAAATAAATATTATAAAAAATGA